A genomic segment from Bradyrhizobium sp. ISRA430 encodes:
- the rplM gene encoding 50S ribosomal protein L13, whose product MKTFSAKPAEVTKKWVLIDAKGLVVGRLATIVAMRLRGKHLPTYTPHVDCGDNVIIINAQHAVLTGRKREQKTYYKHTGYVGHVKERTARQILEGRHPERVLEKAVERMIPRGPLGRVQMSNLRVYGGADHPHEAQQPEKLDIAKLNRKNTRAA is encoded by the coding sequence ATGAAAACCTTTTCGGCAAAGCCGGCCGAGGTGACGAAGAAGTGGGTGCTGATCGACGCCAAGGGTCTGGTCGTCGGCCGTCTCGCCACCATCGTCGCCATGCGGCTCCGCGGCAAGCACCTCCCGACCTACACCCCGCACGTTGATTGCGGCGACAACGTCATCATCATCAACGCCCAGCATGCGGTGCTCACCGGCCGCAAGCGCGAGCAGAAGACCTACTACAAGCACACCGGCTATGTCGGTCACGTCAAGGAGCGCACCGCGCGCCAGATCCTCGAGGGCCGTCATCCCGAGCGCGTGCTCGAGAAGGCCGTCGAGCGCATGATCCCGCGTGGTCCGCTCGGCCGTGTCCAGATGAGCAACCTCCGCGTCTACGGCGGGGCCGATCATCCGCATGAGGCGCAGCAGCCGGAGAAGCTCGACATCGCCAAGTTGAACCGCAAGAACACGAGGGCCGCATAA
- the rpsI gene encoding 30S ribosomal protein S9 — translation MAESIQSLDQLSQLKTAAPEAPKHEKKVDKLNRAYATGKRKDAVARVWIKPGAGKVMVNSREVEIYFARPVLRMMIQQPFVAAQRAGQYDVICTVAGGGLSGQAGAVRHGISKALTYFEPELRTVLKKGGFLTRDSRVVERKKYGKAKARRSFQFSKR, via the coding sequence ATGGCCGAATCCATCCAGTCGCTCGACCAGCTCTCGCAGCTCAAGACGGCCGCGCCCGAGGCGCCCAAGCACGAGAAGAAGGTCGACAAGCTCAATCGCGCCTATGCCACCGGCAAGCGCAAGGACGCGGTCGCCCGCGTCTGGATCAAGCCGGGTGCCGGCAAGGTCATGGTCAACTCGCGCGAGGTCGAAATCTATTTCGCCCGTCCCGTGCTGCGCATGATGATCCAGCAGCCGTTCGTCGCGGCCCAGCGCGCCGGCCAGTACGACGTGATCTGCACCGTCGCCGGCGGCGGTCTGTCCGGCCAGGCCGGCGCCGTTCGTCACGGCATCTCCAAGGCGCTCACCTATTTCGAGCCGGAGCTGCGTACGGTGCTCAAGAAGGGCGGCTTCCTCACCCGCGACTCCCGCGTGGTCGAGCGCAAGAAGTACGGCAAGGCGAAGGCGCGCCGGTCGTTCCAGTTCTCCAAGCGTTAA